The proteins below are encoded in one region of Aeromonas veronii:
- a CDS encoding SelT/SelW/SelH family protein — MTEPSSPLLKPRIEIRYCTLCRWMLRAAWLAQELLSTFDSDLGEVALVPASKGEFKILVNGVQVWDRVVDEGFPEAKEIKQRVRDIIAPERDLGHADRKPATE; from the coding sequence ATGACAGAACCCTCAAGCCCCCTCCTCAAGCCCCGCATCGAGATCCGCTACTGCACCCTCTGCCGCTGGATGCTGCGGGCCGCCTGGCTGGCCCAGGAGCTGCTCTCCACCTTCGACAGCGACCTCGGCGAGGTGGCACTGGTCCCGGCCAGCAAGGGGGAATTCAAGATCCTGGTCAACGGCGTGCAGGTGTGGGACAGGGTGGTGGACGAGGGCTTCCCCGAGGCCAAGGAGATCAAGCAGCGGGTGCGGGACATCATCGCCCCCGAACGCGACCTCGGCCATGCGGATCGCAAACCGGCTACCGAGTGA